A window of Rhizobium acidisoli contains these coding sequences:
- a CDS encoding LysR substrate-binding domain-containing protein, protein MLDLSQLRSFVAVEQMGSFTLAAERLGLGQSTVSQHIQRLEAALGRKLLARDTHKVILTGDGEALLSHARSMLSIEGQVQSLFRGNSLRGSLRLGVSEDFVTSQLPAVLEDFVRSHPSVDLELTVALSGVLYEMQDNGEIDLVLAKRRLGDARGKLVYREPLVWLARDPERVLAAGPLPLIAFPPPSVTRAIALEALARNGVAWRIVCTCGSLSGLTAAARAGMGVLVQPRSMAPSGLKEIAAAKLPLLEDVEFVLVPRKGADQALVAALSDDILQKVRRLRSA, encoded by the coding sequence ATGCTGGACCTTTCGCAACTGCGCAGTTTCGTCGCCGTCGAACAGATGGGCAGTTTTACGCTGGCGGCGGAAAGGCTCGGCCTTGGCCAGTCGACCGTCAGCCAGCACATCCAGCGGCTGGAGGCGGCACTCGGCCGCAAGCTCCTGGCACGTGACACGCATAAGGTCATTTTAACAGGCGATGGCGAGGCGCTACTGTCGCATGCGCGCAGCATGCTTTCGATCGAAGGGCAGGTGCAGTCGCTGTTTCGGGGCAACAGCCTGCGCGGCAGCCTGCGGCTCGGCGTGTCGGAGGATTTCGTCACCAGCCAGTTGCCGGCGGTGCTGGAGGATTTCGTTCGTTCGCACCCCTCCGTCGATCTGGAGCTGACGGTGGCGCTATCTGGCGTGCTTTATGAGATGCAGGACAATGGCGAGATCGATCTAGTGCTTGCCAAGCGCCGGCTCGGCGATGCCCGCGGAAAACTCGTTTATCGCGAGCCGCTCGTCTGGCTGGCGCGCGATCCCGAACGTGTGCTCGCCGCCGGCCCTTTGCCGCTGATCGCCTTTCCGCCGCCGAGCGTCACCCGGGCGATCGCACTGGAAGCGCTGGCGCGAAACGGCGTGGCGTGGCGGATCGTCTGCACCTGTGGGAGCCTCAGCGGGTTGACGGCGGCGGCGCGGGCCGGGATGGGCGTGCTGGTGCAGCCGCGCAGCATGGCGCCTTCGGGGCTAAAAGAGATCGCTGCGGCAAAACTTCCGCTGCTGGAGGATGTGGAATTCGTGCTGGTGCCGCGGAAAGGGGCGGATCAGGCGCTGGTCGCCGCCCTTTCGGACGATATTCTGCAGAAAGTGAGACGGCTGAGGTCGGCGTGA
- a CDS encoding bile acid:sodium symporter family protein has protein sequence MDDKTRTVLSRRETTMRRFLPDTFTILLVCTVILASLLPARGAFAGYFGIATDLAIALLFFLHGARLSRDVVIAGLLHWRLHLVILLTTFGIFPLLGLGLGFIPDTILPQPLYLGILFLCVLPSTVQSSIAFTSMAGGNVPAAICSASASNIFGMFLTPLLVGLLFSVGGHGGFSFDALEQILLQLLAPFIIGQILQPWIGDWIRAKKKILMPVDRGSILMVVYLAFSTAVVEGLWHTFSIADIAAVVVADMVLLGIVLVLTMVGSRWLGFDKADEITITFCGSKKSLASGVPMANVIFSGQSIGAIVLPLMLFHQIQLMVCAVIAQKYAAAAARRAMEKEIEEAASPA, from the coding sequence ATGGACGACAAAACAAGGACTGTTTTATCACGCCGCGAGACCACTATGCGTCGCTTTCTGCCCGATACCTTCACCATCCTGCTTGTCTGCACGGTCATCCTCGCCTCGCTGCTGCCGGCAAGGGGCGCCTTCGCGGGTTATTTCGGCATCGCCACCGATCTTGCCATCGCGCTGTTATTCTTCCTGCATGGCGCCCGCCTCTCGCGCGATGTCGTGATTGCGGGCCTGCTGCACTGGCGCCTGCATCTCGTCATCCTGTTGACCACCTTCGGCATTTTTCCGCTGCTCGGCCTCGGGCTCGGCTTCATTCCCGACACCATCCTGCCGCAGCCGCTTTATCTCGGCATCCTCTTCCTCTGTGTGCTGCCCTCGACGGTCCAGTCGTCGATCGCCTTTACCTCGATGGCGGGCGGCAACGTGCCTGCCGCCATCTGCTCGGCCTCGGCCTCCAACATTTTCGGCATGTTCCTGACGCCGCTGCTCGTCGGCCTGCTGTTTTCCGTCGGCGGCCATGGCGGCTTCTCCTTCGACGCGCTGGAGCAGATCCTGCTGCAGCTGCTGGCCCCCTTCATCATCGGCCAGATCCTGCAGCCCTGGATCGGCGACTGGATTCGCGCCAAGAAGAAGATCCTGATGCCCGTCGACCGCGGCTCGATCCTGATGGTCGTCTATCTCGCCTTCTCGACGGCTGTCGTCGAGGGCCTGTGGCATACCTTCTCGATCGCCGATATCGCCGCCGTCGTCGTCGCCGATATGGTCCTTCTGGGGATAGTGCTGGTGCTGACGATGGTCGGCAGCCGCTGGCTGGGCTTCGACAAGGCCGACGAAATCACCATCACCTTCTGCGGCTCGAAGAAGAGCCTGGCAAGCGGTGTTCCGATGGCAAACGTCATTTTTTCAGGCCAGTCGATCGGTGCGATCGTTCTGCCGCTGATGCTCTTCCACCAGATCCAGCTGATGGTCTGCGCCGTCATCGCCCAGAAATACGCCGCCGCCGCGGCCCGCCGCGCAATGGAAAAAGAGATAGAGGAAGCCGCCAGCCCGGCCTGA
- a CDS encoding Hsp20 family protein, giving the protein MRHVDFSPLYRSTVGFDRLFTMLDSLAQPEQAQTYPPYNIERTGENTYRITMAVAGFDETELSIEAHAHVLSVKGEKAEEPAEGGEFLYRGIAKRAFERRFQLADHVEVTAASLKNGLLHIDLLRNIPEAMKPRKIAIAAEPVEAPKAIEAQIING; this is encoded by the coding sequence ATGCGTCACGTAGACTTCTCTCCCCTTTATCGTTCGACCGTCGGTTTCGACCGTCTCTTCACCATGCTCGACAGCCTTGCCCAGCCGGAGCAGGCCCAGACTTATCCGCCCTATAATATCGAGCGCACCGGCGAAAACACCTATCGGATCACCATGGCGGTCGCCGGTTTCGACGAGACCGAACTTTCGATCGAAGCCCATGCCCATGTCCTGTCCGTCAAGGGTGAAAAGGCCGAGGAACCTGCCGAAGGCGGCGAATTTCTCTACCGCGGCATTGCCAAGCGCGCCTTCGAACGCCGCTTCCAGCTTGCCGACCATGTCGAGGTCACCGCCGCTTCGCTTAAGAACGGCCTGCTGCACATCGATCTTCTGCGCAACATTCCCGAGGCCATGAAGCCCCGCAAGATTGCGATTGCGGCAGAACCGGTCGAGGCTCCGAAGGCCATCGAGGCGCAGATCATCAACGGCTGA
- a CDS encoding alpha/beta fold hydrolase: protein MDQVLYSTPDNPAPENRTEGFFETHDGHRLRYAVFRASAQVAKGTVVILHGRNEYIEKYFETIRDLTARGLWVATFDMRGQGGSGRLLKRRNHGHIRRFADYERDLDTFLEKVVLPDTRLPFYLLAHSTGGLIALSAAPYLTTRIDRMVLSAPFIGLTGQAASPRVIRTLAGTLTALGLGFLPLTSKLKEPDFRDNPLTSDETRFERNVAMMKAHPELTLGPPTARWLTEAFRTMDRVTSPYHLFSITIPTIVIAPTRDGVVPYTAQERLSRYFRAGQLVPINGARHEIFQERDTYRAAALAAFHAFIPGSDAEENQHVAALGT, encoded by the coding sequence ATGGATCAGGTTCTCTATTCGACGCCCGACAATCCCGCCCCGGAAAACCGCACGGAAGGGTTCTTCGAAACCCATGACGGCCACCGGCTGCGTTACGCCGTTTTCCGCGCCAGTGCCCAGGTCGCCAAGGGCACCGTCGTCATCCTGCACGGCCGCAACGAATATATCGAGAAATATTTCGAGACGATCCGCGACCTGACGGCTAGGGGTCTCTGGGTCGCCACCTTCGATATGCGCGGGCAGGGCGGTTCGGGGCGGCTTCTGAAGCGCCGCAACCACGGCCACATCCGCCGCTTCGCCGATTACGAACGTGATCTCGACACCTTCCTCGAAAAGGTGGTGCTGCCGGATACCCGCCTGCCCTTCTACCTGCTCGCCCACTCCACAGGCGGGCTGATCGCGCTCTCGGCCGCGCCTTATCTTACCACCCGTATCGATCGCATGGTGCTGTCGGCGCCCTTCATCGGCCTGACCGGCCAGGCGGCCTCGCCCCGCGTCATCCGCACCCTTGCCGGCACGCTGACGGCTCTCGGCCTCGGCTTCCTGCCGCTGACTTCGAAGCTGAAGGAGCCGGATTTCCGCGACAATCCGCTGACCTCGGACGAAACCCGCTTCGAGCGCAATGTCGCGATGATGAAAGCCCATCCGGAGCTGACGCTCGGCCCGCCCACGGCCCGCTGGCTCACCGAGGCATTCCGCACGATGGACCGGGTCACCTCGCCCTATCATCTCTTCTCGATCACCATCCCGACCATCGTCATCGCTCCGACGCGTGACGGCGTCGTGCCCTATACGGCCCAGGAGCGGCTCTCGCGTTATTTCCGCGCCGGCCAGCTGGTGCCGATCAACGGCGCCCGCCACGAGATTTTCCAGGAACGCGATACCTATCGCGCTGCCGCCCTTGCCGCCTTCCACGCCTTCATTCCCGGCAGCGATGCCGAAGAAAACCAGCACGTCGCCGCCCTCGGCACGTGA
- the hisN gene encoding histidinol-phosphatase has translation MLPDRSFFNRLAEAAKAETLPRFRSGLDITNKLSSGFDPVTEGDRAAELAIRALIEENFPNHGILGEEHGNVGLDRDYVWVIDPIDGTRAFISGLPVWGTLIGLQKEGRAIMGMIEQPFTGERYFADQNGSIYSGPEGERRLATRQCDALSNAILFTTSPHLFAGEEMEKYREIESQVRLFRYGCDCYAYALLAAGHIDLVIENSLKPYDVGGIIPVIEGAGGIITTWDGGRPENGGSIIAAGSRAVYEQAIAILQR, from the coding sequence ATGCTTCCTGACCGCTCGTTCTTCAATCGTCTGGCGGAGGCCGCCAAGGCCGAGACGCTTCCGCGCTTCCGCTCCGGTCTCGATATCACCAACAAGCTTTCCTCCGGTTTCGATCCGGTGACCGAAGGCGACCGGGCGGCCGAACTCGCCATCCGGGCGCTGATCGAGGAGAATTTTCCGAACCATGGCATTCTCGGCGAGGAGCACGGCAATGTCGGGCTCGACCGCGACTATGTCTGGGTGATCGATCCGATCGACGGCACGCGCGCTTTCATCTCCGGCCTGCCGGTGTGGGGAACGCTGATCGGCCTGCAGAAAGAAGGGCGGGCGATCATGGGCATGATCGAACAGCCCTTTACCGGCGAGCGTTATTTTGCCGACCAGAACGGCTCGATCTATAGCGGCCCGGAGGGCGAGCGGCGGCTGGCGACGCGCCAATGCGACGCTCTTTCGAACGCCATCCTGTTTACCACCTCACCGCATCTCTTCGCCGGCGAGGAGATGGAGAAATACCGCGAGATCGAGAGCCAGGTCCGGCTCTTCCGCTACGGCTGCGACTGCTACGCCTATGCGCTGCTTGCCGCCGGCCATATCGATCTCGTCATCGAAAACAGCCTGAAGCCCTATGATGTCGGCGGCATCATTCCGGTCATCGAAGGGGCGGGCGGCATCATCACCACCTGGGACGGCGGACGGCCTGAAAACGGCGGCTCGATCATCGCCGCCGGCAGCCGGGCGGTCTACGAACAGGCGATTGCCATCCTGCAGCGCTAG
- a CDS encoding N-formylglutamate amidohydrolase, with the protein MPEIREYELFEVHEPVSQTIPFVYNSPHSGRIYPPEFIAQSRLEGIAIRRSEDHYVDELFGSAVALGAPLLAANFPRAYLDVNREPYELDPRMFDGLLPPYANVNSLRVAGGLGTIPRIVAENMEIYARRLPVQEGLDRVEAVYKPYHATLRRLIARTHVQFGFGVLIDCHSMPGNVRVAGYTARPDFIIGDRYGTSASAELSRAAIAILEEMGFAAIRNKPYAGGFITEHYGRPSRGLHALQIEVNRAIYVNEVTLEKRADFTAVAEAVTGFMQQMADYVEKFAGDQALAAE; encoded by the coding sequence GTGCCGGAGATACGCGAATACGAGCTTTTTGAGGTTCATGAGCCCGTGTCGCAGACCATTCCCTTCGTCTACAACTCCCCGCATAGCGGTCGTATTTATCCACCGGAATTTATCGCCCAGTCCAGGCTGGAGGGCATCGCCATCCGCCGTTCCGAGGATCATTATGTCGACGAACTCTTCGGCTCGGCCGTCGCCCTCGGCGCGCCGCTGCTGGCCGCCAACTTTCCGCGCGCCTATCTCGACGTCAATCGCGAGCCCTATGAGCTCGATCCGAGGATGTTCGACGGGCTGCTGCCGCCCTATGCCAATGTCAATTCGCTGAGGGTCGCCGGCGGGCTCGGCACCATTCCGCGTATCGTTGCCGAGAATATGGAGATCTATGCGCGGCGGCTGCCGGTGCAGGAGGGGCTCGACCGGGTCGAAGCGGTCTACAAGCCCTATCATGCGACGCTTCGGCGGCTGATCGCACGGACGCATGTGCAGTTCGGCTTCGGCGTGCTGATCGACTGCCACTCGATGCCCGGCAATGTGCGCGTCGCCGGCTATACCGCACGGCCCGATTTCATCATCGGCGATCGTTACGGCACCAGCGCATCGGCCGAACTTTCGCGCGCCGCCATCGCCATCCTCGAGGAAATGGGTTTTGCGGCAATCCGCAACAAGCCCTATGCCGGCGGCTTCATCACCGAACATTATGGTCGGCCCTCGCGCGGGCTGCATGCGCTGCAGATCGAAGTGAACCGGGCGATCTATGTCAACGAGGTGACGCTGGAAAAACGCGCTGACTTTACCGCGGTCGCTGAGGCGGTCACGGGTTTCATGCAGCAGATGGCGGATTATGTCGAGAAATTCGCCGGCGATCAGGCCCTAGCCGCCGAATAG
- the cpdR1 gene encoding response regulator CpdR1, which produces MTQKILLAEDDNDMRRFLVKALEKAGYKVLSYDNGASAYDRLREEPFSLLLTDIVMPEMDGIELARRATELDPDLKVMFITGFAAVALNPDSKAPKDAKVLSKPFHLRDLVDEVNKMLAA; this is translated from the coding sequence ATGACTCAGAAGATACTTCTCGCAGAAGACGACAACGACATGCGCCGCTTCCTGGTGAAAGCGCTCGAAAAGGCCGGTTACAAGGTCCTTTCCTATGACAATGGCGCCAGCGCCTATGACCGGCTGCGCGAGGAACCGTTTTCCCTGCTGTTGACCGATATCGTCATGCCGGAGATGGACGGCATCGAGCTGGCGCGCCGCGCCACCGAACTCGACCCCGACCTGAAGGTGATGTTCATCACCGGTTTTGCGGCCGTGGCGCTGAACCCTGATTCGAAGGCGCCGAAGGATGCCAAGGTCCTTTCCAAGCCTTTCCACCTGCGCGATCTCGTCGACGAGGTCAACAAGATGCTTGCCGCATAA
- a CDS encoding porin, whose product MNIKSLLLGSAAALAAVSGAQAADAIVAAEPEPVEYVRVCDAYGTGYFYIPGTETCLKINGYIRFQVDVAPNASSIGASGGGSVANDSDWDARTRGQVQFTAKSDTEYGPLTGVIVMQFNADNASAQKAQLDSAYIDIAGFRAGLFYSWWDDGLSGETDDIGSPVTLHNSIRYQYETDAFYAGISVDELEDSPFYDGETANNVGVAVGLGGKAGAFSYQITAGYDTDNEEGAVRAMGTVAVGPGTLGLAVVYATNPNAYYNKAEWAIAAEYAIKATDKLKITPAVQYYDNYGVTAGEFNDDVSAWKAGVTIDYQIVDNLAAKVSVQYLDPDNAADVTSGYFRLQRAF is encoded by the coding sequence ATGAACATCAAGAGCCTTCTTCTCGGCTCCGCTGCTGCACTTGCAGCAGTATCCGGCGCTCAGGCTGCTGACGCTATCGTTGCTGCCGAGCCGGAACCAGTTGAATACGTCCGCGTCTGCGACGCTTACGGCACCGGCTACTTCTACATCCCGGGCACCGAAACCTGCCTCAAGATCAACGGTTACATCCGTTTCCAGGTTGACGTTGCTCCGAACGCCAGCTCGATCGGCGCCAGCGGCGGCGGTTCTGTTGCCAACGACTCGGATTGGGATGCCCGTACGCGTGGCCAGGTTCAGTTCACCGCCAAGAGCGACACCGAATACGGTCCGCTGACCGGCGTCATCGTCATGCAGTTCAATGCTGACAACGCTTCGGCTCAGAAGGCTCAGCTCGACTCCGCTTACATCGACATCGCCGGCTTCCGCGCTGGTCTGTTCTACAGCTGGTGGGACGACGGCCTCTCGGGCGAAACCGACGACATCGGTTCACCGGTCACGCTGCATAACTCCATCCGTTATCAGTACGAAACCGACGCCTTCTACGCCGGCATCAGCGTCGACGAGCTGGAAGACAGCCCGTTCTATGACGGCGAAACTGCCAACAACGTCGGCGTTGCCGTCGGTCTCGGCGGCAAGGCCGGTGCCTTCAGCTACCAGATCACTGCTGGCTACGACACCGACAACGAAGAAGGCGCCGTCCGCGCCATGGGTACGGTTGCTGTCGGTCCGGGCACGCTCGGCCTCGCAGTTGTCTACGCAACGAACCCGAACGCCTACTACAACAAGGCTGAATGGGCGATCGCTGCCGAATACGCCATCAAGGCGACTGACAAGCTGAAGATCACCCCGGCTGTTCAGTACTACGACAACTACGGCGTCACTGCAGGCGAGTTCAATGACGACGTCAGCGCCTGGAAGGCCGGCGTAACGATCGACTACCAGATCGTCGACAACCTCGCAGCCAAGGTCTCGGTTCAGTACCTCGATCCGGACAACGCTGCTGACGTAACCTCGGGCTACTTCCGCCTGCAGCGCGCGTTCTAA
- a CDS encoding MgtC/SapB family protein translates to MDLIIADMIPASRIHYPVIFARLLGAIVFGGLIGFEREARDRPAGFRTHILISLAAALFAIISIEAVHMPGFADDEQVRIDPLRVIEAVTAGVAFLAAGMIVFARGRVHGLTTGAGMWLSGAIGLAMGFGYWPIAFFTTLAAICVLFAFGKLEHRFGYNSAGRANRDEDQ, encoded by the coding sequence ATGGATCTGATCATCGCCGACATGATACCGGCGTCGCGCATCCACTATCCCGTCATCTTCGCCCGCCTGCTCGGCGCCATCGTCTTTGGCGGGCTGATCGGCTTCGAGCGTGAGGCACGCGACCGCCCGGCAGGCTTCCGCACCCATATTCTGATCAGTCTTGCTGCGGCCCTCTTCGCCATCATTTCGATCGAGGCGGTGCACATGCCGGGTTTTGCCGATGACGAGCAGGTGCGGATCGACCCGCTGCGCGTCATCGAAGCAGTGACGGCCGGCGTCGCCTTCCTTGCCGCCGGCATGATCGTCTTTGCCAGGGGCCGGGTGCACGGGCTGACGACGGGGGCCGGCATGTGGCTTTCCGGCGCGATCGGCCTTGCCATGGGTTTCGGTTATTGGCCGATCGCCTTCTTCACGACGTTGGCCGCCATCTGCGTGCTCTTCGCCTTCGGCAAGCTCGAACACCGGTTCGGCTACAATTCCGCAGGGCGCGCCAATCGGGATGAAGACCAGTAA